From Actinoplanes oblitus, a single genomic window includes:
- the thrB gene encoding homoserine kinase — protein sequence MGLTFVTAPVSVSTPATSANLGPGFDTLGLALTRYDDLTARVTGSGCTVEVSGQGAGELPADETHLVVRAMLATFDELGERPAGLAVSCVNRIPQARGMGSSSAAIVGGVQLARGLVVGGTELIDDAAALRIAARLEGHPDNVAPCLLGGFTVAWTGPDGARAVRLAPADGVRPTVFVPAERGYTATARAALPSEVPHRDAAFNAGRSALLVHALTTDPSLLFPATEDRLHQGYRAEGMPGTASLVAALRSVGVAAVVSGAGPTVLALTEVPGDFHPGAHWHSEVLGVDGAGAVVKGGMVEHAERGPVAAGRKS from the coding sequence ATGGGCCTGACCTTCGTCACCGCACCGGTTTCCGTCAGCACCCCGGCCACCAGCGCCAACCTGGGTCCGGGGTTCGACACGCTGGGCCTCGCGCTGACCCGTTACGACGACCTGACCGCCCGGGTGACCGGGTCCGGGTGCACCGTCGAGGTCAGCGGCCAGGGTGCCGGTGAGCTGCCGGCCGACGAGACGCACCTGGTCGTGCGGGCCATGCTGGCGACCTTCGACGAGCTCGGCGAGCGGCCCGCCGGCCTGGCCGTCTCCTGCGTCAACCGGATCCCGCAGGCGCGGGGCATGGGCAGCTCCTCGGCGGCCATCGTGGGCGGCGTGCAGCTGGCCCGCGGCCTGGTCGTGGGCGGCACGGAGCTGATCGACGACGCTGCCGCGCTGCGGATCGCCGCGCGCCTCGAGGGCCATCCGGACAACGTGGCGCCCTGCCTGCTCGGTGGCTTCACGGTGGCCTGGACCGGGCCGGACGGCGCGCGGGCGGTGCGGCTGGCGCCGGCCGACGGCGTACGCCCGACGGTTTTCGTCCCGGCCGAGCGAGGGTATACCGCGACCGCGCGCGCCGCCCTGCCGTCCGAGGTGCCGCACCGGGACGCCGCCTTCAACGCCGGTCGGTCCGCGCTGCTCGTCCATGCCCTGACGACTGATCCGTCCCTGCTGTTCCCGGCCACCGAGGACCGGCTGCACCAGGGCTACCGGGCCGAGGGGATGCCGGGCACGGCGTCCCTGGTGGCGGCGCTGCGGTCGGTGGGTGTCGCCGCGGTGGTCAGTGGCGCGGGGCCGACCGTGCTGGCATTGACCGAGGTCCCGGGCGATTTCCACCCGGGCGCGCACTGGCACAGCGAGGTGCTGGGCGTGGACGGTGCCGGTGCTGTTGTGAAAGGGGGTATGGTGGAACACGCCGAGCGGGGTCCTGTTGCCGCAGGTCGCAAGAGTTGA